The following coding sequences are from one Bos mutus isolate GX-2022 chromosome 22, NWIPB_WYAK_1.1, whole genome shotgun sequence window:
- the LOC138984740 gene encoding uncharacterized protein isoform X2: MAERGTPLSTPRPIRAAARGTPAPAGYPISCGVAATSTPVGGHCSHSVDGRCALHAQQLAQLSPPSRGSPQCRALFAATLFTTWLFSGRGPWAALCSGCARLFKMLLWPRTPQPQSPQCRAPHAALPSAHFAGCALLTEKPLRPLSSRLRSPQCRGLLTESPLWPRSSWLRSSRLCSPQCRALLTESPFWPRSSRLCSPQCRALLTESPPLRPRSSRLRSSRLRSPQCRGLLMKTPLWRRSSRPRSSRLRSPHRVAAPHGRAPHGCAHLTESPLLTAALLTAALTSPSRRSDRAPHGCAYLSAAVFVATISSQPSGLTVLWAWSAWRRGDWQSPTSRGVMYRCETWTIKKDKS, from the coding sequence ATGGCAGAGCGCGGCACACCGCTTTCCACACCGCGGCCAATCCGCGCAGCGGCACGTGGCACGCCCGCCCCTGCAGGCTATCCAATCAGCTGCGGGGTGGCTGCCACATCTACCCCAGTCGGGGGCCACTGCAGCCACTCTGTAGACGGTCGCTGCGCCCTGCACGCGCAGCAGCTCGCGCAGCTCTCTCCTCCCAGCCGCGGGTCCCCTCAGTGCCGCGCTCTCTTCGCGGCCACGCTCTTCACGACTTGGCTCTTCTCAGGCCGCGGTCCTTGGGCCGCGCTCTGCTCAGGCTGCGCTCGTCTCTTCAAGATGCTCCTCTGGCCGCGCACTCCACAGCCGCAGTCACCTCAGTGCCGTGCTCCTCACGCCGCTCTCCCTTCAGCGCACTTCGCAGGCTGCGCTCTCCTCACCGAGAAGCCCCTCCGGCCGCTCTCCTCACGGCTGCGCTCACCTCAGTGCCGCGGTCTCCTCACCGAGTCGCCGCTCTGGCCGCGCTCCTCATGGCTGCGCTCCTCACGGCTGTGCTCACCTCAGTGTCGCGCTCTCCTCACCGAGTCGCCGTTCTGGCCACGCTCCTCACGGCTGTGCTCACCTCAGTGCCGCGCTCTCCTCACCGAGTCGCCGCCGCTCCGGCCGCGCTCCTCACGGCTGCGGTCCTCACGGCTGCGCTCACCTCAGTGCCGCGGTCTCCTCATGAAGACGCCCCTCTGGCGGCGCTCCTCACGGCCGCGCTCCTCACGGCTGCGCTCACCTCACCGAGTCGCCGCTCCTCACGGCCGCGCTCCTCACGGCTGCGCTCACCTCACCGAGTCGCCGCTCCTCACGGCCGCGCTCCTCACGGCTGCGCTCACCTCACCGAGTCGCCGCTCCGACCGCGCTCCTCACGGCTGCGCTTACCTTAGTGCCGCCGTCTTCGTGGCCACGATCTCCTCACAGCCGTCTGGGCTCACAGTGCTCTGGGCGTGGTCCGCCTGGCGGCGCGGGGACTGGCAATCGCCGACTAGCCGAG
- the LOC138984740 gene encoding uncharacterized protein isoform X3, translated as MAERGTPLSTPRPIRAAARGTPAPAGYPISCGVAATSTPVGGHCSHSVDGRCALHAQQLAQLSPPSRGSPQCRALFAATLFTTWLFSGRGPWAALCSGCARLFKMLLWPRTPQPQSPQCRAPHAALPSAHFAGCALLTEKPLRPLSSRLRSPQCRGLLTESPLWPRSSWLRSSRLCSPQCRALLTESPFWPRSSRLCSPQCRALLTESPPLRPRSSRLRSSRLRSPQCRGLLMKTPLWRRSSRPRSSRLRSPHRVAAPHGRAPHGCAHLTESPLLTAALLTAALTSPSRRSDRAPHGCAYLSAAVFVATISSQPSGLTVLWAWSAWRRGDWQSPTSRVGAFEELDKHILKCM; from the exons ATGGCAGAGCGCGGCACACCGCTTTCCACACCGCGGCCAATCCGCGCAGCGGCACGTGGCACGCCCGCCCCTGCAGGCTATCCAATCAGCTGCGGGGTGGCTGCCACATCTACCCCAGTCGGGGGCCACTGCAGCCACTCTGTAGACGGTCGCTGCGCCCTGCACGCGCAGCAGCTCGCGCAGCTCTCTCCTCCCAGCCGCGGGTCCCCTCAGTGCCGCGCTCTCTTCGCGGCCACGCTCTTCACGACTTGGCTCTTCTCAGGCCGCGGTCCTTGGGCCGCGCTCTGCTCAGGCTGCGCTCGTCTCTTCAAGATGCTCCTCTGGCCGCGCACTCCACAGCCGCAGTCACCTCAGTGCCGTGCTCCTCACGCCGCTCTCCCTTCAGCGCACTTCGCAGGCTGCGCTCTCCTCACCGAGAAGCCCCTCCGGCCGCTCTCCTCACGGCTGCGCTCACCTCAGTGCCGCGGTCTCCTCACCGAGTCGCCGCTCTGGCCGCGCTCCTCATGGCTGCGCTCCTCACGGCTGTGCTCACCTCAGTGTCGCGCTCTCCTCACCGAGTCGCCGTTCTGGCCACGCTCCTCACGGCTGTGCTCACCTCAGTGCCGCGCTCTCCTCACCGAGTCGCCGCCGCTCCGGCCGCGCTCCTCACGGCTGCGGTCCTCACGGCTGCGCTCACCTCAGTGCCGCGGTCTCCTCATGAAGACGCCCCTCTGGCGGCGCTCCTCACGGCCGCGCTCCTCACGGCTGCGCTCACCTCACCGAGTCGCCGCTCCTCACGGCCGCGCTCCTCACGGCTGCGCTCACCTCACCGAGTCGCCGCTCCTCACGGCCGCGCTCCTCACGGCTGCGCTCACCTCACCGAGTCGCCGCTCCGACCGCGCTCCTCACGGCTGCGCTTACCTTAGTGCCGCCGTCTTCGTGGCCACGATCTCCTCACAGCCGTCTGGGCTCACAGTGCTCTGGGCGTGGTCCGCCTGGCGGCGCGGGGACTGGCAATCGCCGACTAGCCGAG TTGGAGCTTTTGAGGAACTTGACAAACATATTCTAAAGTGTATgtga